One window of Labilithrix sp. genomic DNA carries:
- a CDS encoding VOC family protein has product MATLQKIVPCLWFDTQAEEAAKFYVGVFEKGSRIVQVTRYGKAGQDVHGRAEGSVMTVVFELEGQPLTALNGGPHFKFNEAVSLQVMCDSQAEIDRFWEKLGAGGDPKAQQCGWLKDKFGLSWQIVPRMMDDMWSEGVSEKTERAMEAMLKMKKLDIAELEKAYNGTT; this is encoded by the coding sequence ATGGCAACGCTCCAAAAAATCGTCCCGTGCTTGTGGTTCGACACTCAGGCGGAGGAGGCGGCGAAGTTCTACGTCGGCGTCTTCGAGAAGGGCTCGCGCATCGTCCAGGTGACCCGCTACGGCAAGGCGGGGCAGGACGTCCACGGCCGCGCGGAAGGCAGCGTGATGACGGTCGTCTTCGAGCTCGAGGGCCAGCCGCTGACCGCGCTCAACGGCGGCCCGCACTTCAAGTTCAACGAGGCGGTGTCGCTCCAGGTGATGTGCGACTCGCAGGCGGAGATCGATCGCTTCTGGGAGAAGCTCGGCGCCGGCGGCGACCCGAAGGCGCAGCAGTGCGGCTGGCTCAAGGACAAGTTCGGGCTCTCGTGGCAGATCGTCCCCCGCATGATGGACGACATGTGGAGCGAGGGCGTCTCCGAGAAGACGGAGCGCGCGATGGAGGCGATGCTGAAGATGAAGAAGCTCGACATCGCGGAGCTGGAGAAGGCCTACAACGGCACGACGTGA
- a CDS encoding DUF3634 family protein — translation MDMLVWVAVVAGVLGALYVAATRAITVCELAIEDGAVRVVRGGVAPPILADLRDVARTPKIARLRVRIVRSSGRAEVQLRGDVPAPQAQRIRNVVGSVPLARLANSR, via the coding sequence GTGGACATGCTCGTGTGGGTCGCGGTTGTCGCTGGGGTGCTCGGCGCGCTCTACGTTGCCGCGACGCGGGCGATCACGGTGTGTGAGCTCGCGATCGAGGACGGGGCGGTGCGCGTCGTTCGCGGCGGGGTCGCTCCGCCGATCCTCGCCGATCTCCGCGACGTCGCGCGCACGCCGAAGATCGCGCGGCTCCGCGTGCGCATCGTCCGCTCGTCTGGGCGCGCCGAGGTGCAGCTGCGCGGTGACGTGCCGGCGCCGCAGGCGCAGCGCATCCGCAACGTCGTCGGGAGCGTCCCGCTCGCGCGCCTCGCCAACTCGCGCTAG
- a CDS encoding cyanoglobin — protein sequence MTEQKLGPDFTPFQAIGPEAAAALAKRFYDHMDAHEPALVAVHRRDESGARVAPIVRERFTLFLLEWLGGPRDYSTAHGHPRLRMRHGHVPIGVELRDAWLRCMNAALDDPSIPPDVRGFLERRFAEVADFLRNTG from the coding sequence ATGACGGAGCAGAAGCTCGGACCCGACTTCACGCCCTTCCAGGCGATCGGCCCCGAGGCCGCCGCCGCGCTCGCGAAGCGCTTCTACGATCACATGGACGCGCACGAGCCCGCGCTCGTCGCGGTGCACCGTCGCGACGAGAGCGGCGCGCGCGTCGCCCCGATCGTCCGCGAGCGCTTCACGCTCTTCCTCCTCGAGTGGCTCGGCGGACCGCGCGACTACTCGACCGCGCACGGCCACCCGCGGCTCCGCATGCGGCACGGGCACGTCCCGATCGGCGTGGAGCTCCGCGACGCGTGGCTCCGCTGCATGAACGCGGCGCTCGACGATCCGAGCATCCCGCCCGACGTCCGCGGCTTCCTCGAGCGCCGCTTCGCCGAGGTCGCAGACTTCCTGCGAAACACGGGCTGA
- a CDS encoding NAD(P)/FAD-dependent oxidoreductase, producing MFDVLIVGGSYAGMSAALQLGRARRKVLVVDAGVRRNRFAAHAHGLLGRDGVEPAVLAAQGRRDVEAYPTVTWLEGEAASARKTSDGFALRLASGEEHHGRLVVLALGVTDELPDLPGLRERWGKSVFHCPYCHGYELGMGKLGCLATSPMSIHQAAMLPDWGETTYFTNGAHEPAPEELALLERRGVHVEREPVAKVGGAIDVTLASGRTLSFAGLFAASQTRPSSPLAEELGCELEQGPMGPFIKTDAMKETTVPGVFACGDAAIAAGAVPFAIGDGFRAGTAAHRSLMFG from the coding sequence ATGTTCGACGTACTGATCGTGGGGGGAAGCTACGCAGGCATGTCGGCGGCGCTCCAGCTCGGGCGCGCGCGGCGGAAGGTGCTCGTCGTCGACGCGGGCGTGCGCCGCAACCGCTTCGCCGCCCACGCGCACGGGCTCCTCGGACGCGACGGCGTCGAGCCCGCCGTCCTCGCGGCGCAGGGTCGCCGCGACGTCGAGGCGTACCCGACCGTGACGTGGCTCGAGGGCGAGGCTGCGTCCGCGCGCAAGACGAGCGACGGCTTCGCGCTCCGCCTCGCCTCCGGCGAAGAGCATCATGGTCGTCTCGTCGTGCTCGCGCTCGGCGTCACCGACGAGCTGCCCGACCTCCCCGGCCTCCGCGAGCGCTGGGGCAAGAGCGTCTTTCACTGTCCGTATTGCCACGGCTACGAGCTCGGGATGGGGAAGCTCGGCTGCCTCGCGACGTCGCCGATGTCGATCCACCAGGCGGCGATGCTGCCCGACTGGGGCGAGACCACGTACTTCACGAACGGCGCGCACGAGCCAGCGCCGGAGGAGCTCGCGCTGCTCGAGCGACGCGGCGTGCACGTCGAGCGCGAGCCGGTCGCGAAGGTGGGCGGCGCGATCGACGTGACGCTCGCGAGCGGCCGCACGCTCTCGTTCGCCGGCCTCTTCGCCGCGTCGCAGACGCGCCCTTCGTCTCCGCTCGCGGAGGAGCTCGGCTGCGAGCTCGAGCAAGGTCCGATGGGTCCGTTCATCAAGACGGACGCGATGAAGGAGACCACCGTGCCCGGCGTCTTCGCCTGCGGCGACGCCGCGATCGCGGCCGGCGCGGTGCCCTTCGCGATCGGCGACGGCTTCCGCGCCGGGACCGCGGCCCATCGCTCCTTGATGTTCGGCTGA
- a CDS encoding Hsp70 family protein, whose product MRVGLDIGTTNSAVAVIDDEAKAPVRLARYTSSAGATETFRSILYFRSGQRPVGGPRAIDGYLAAEGDGRLIQSMKSYLADRTFQATSIFGRTTSLVDLLATLLRELRAAAESDLGPLGTRAVVGRPVHFASEKGSEDEALAVERLRAALAAAGWDDVELEYEPVAAAHYYETQLDHDELVLIADFGGGTSDFSLVRVGPGQRHLGAGRILGNDGVGIAGDALDAHLMKKLVAPELGMGITYRALMGEKDLPVPVWIYSRLLRWHHFSFLKSKKNIDLLEGIASQTRDRAPIRALLHVIENDLGYHLYRAVERTKVALSSATEARFTFADDPVAIDVAVTRAQFEEWIAEDMATMASCVDRLLDRAGVDRKDVDQVFLTGGSSFVPAVRRIFEDRFGVSRIRAGGELISVATGLALR is encoded by the coding sequence ATGCGCGTCGGGCTCGACATCGGAACCACCAACAGCGCCGTCGCGGTCATCGACGACGAGGCGAAGGCGCCCGTCCGGCTCGCGCGCTACACGTCCTCGGCCGGCGCGACGGAGACGTTCCGCTCGATCCTCTATTTCCGGTCGGGCCAGCGGCCGGTCGGTGGGCCGCGCGCGATCGACGGCTACCTCGCGGCGGAGGGCGACGGCCGGCTCATCCAGTCGATGAAGTCGTACCTCGCGGACCGCACCTTCCAGGCGACGAGCATCTTCGGGCGCACGACGTCGCTGGTCGATCTGCTCGCGACGCTCCTCCGCGAGCTGCGGGCGGCGGCGGAGTCGGACCTCGGGCCGCTCGGCACGCGCGCGGTGGTGGGGCGGCCGGTCCACTTCGCGAGCGAGAAGGGGAGCGAGGACGAAGCGCTCGCGGTCGAGCGGCTGCGCGCGGCGCTCGCGGCGGCGGGGTGGGACGACGTCGAGCTCGAATACGAGCCGGTCGCGGCGGCGCATTACTACGAGACGCAGCTCGACCACGACGAGCTCGTGCTCATCGCCGACTTCGGCGGCGGCACGAGCGACTTCTCGCTCGTGCGCGTCGGTCCGGGGCAGCGCCACCTCGGCGCGGGGCGCATCCTCGGGAACGACGGCGTCGGGATCGCCGGTGACGCGCTCGACGCTCATTTGATGAAGAAGCTCGTGGCGCCCGAGCTCGGAATGGGCATTACGTATCGGGCATTGATGGGCGAAAAGGACCTACCGGTGCCGGTGTGGATCTATTCGCGATTGCTCCGCTGGCACCATTTCTCTTTTTTGAAGAGCAAGAAGAACATCGATTTGCTGGAGGGTATCGCGAGCCAGACGCGCGACCGCGCGCCGATCCGCGCGCTCCTCCACGTGATCGAGAACGACCTCGGGTATCACCTCTATCGCGCGGTCGAGCGGACGAAGGTCGCGCTGTCGAGCGCGACGGAGGCACGCTTCACGTTCGCGGACGATCCGGTGGCGATCGACGTCGCCGTCACGCGGGCGCAGTTCGAGGAGTGGATCGCGGAGGACATGGCGACGATGGCGTCGTGCGTCGATCGCCTCCTCGATCGCGCGGGGGTGGACCGCAAGGACGTCGACCAGGTGTTCCTCACCGGCGGCAGCTCCTTCGTCCCCGCGGTGCGCCGCATCTTCGAGGACCGCTTCGGCGTCTCTCGCATCCGCGCCGGCGGCGAGCTCATCTCCGTCGCAACCGGCCTCGCGCTCCGCTAG
- a CDS encoding sigma-70 family RNA polymerase sigma factor, whose protein sequence is MPDSIRSILAGDPMTGIAAEQLLPLVYSELRRLAAVRLARAAPGATLQPTALVHEAYLGLVANGDPGWNGRAHFFGAAARAMHDIVVDRARRRAAQKRGGGAKHEDVAAISIAAPGSDRVDDVLALSAVMARLAVEHPRRHEVAMLRTFAGLTEEEIAELHGVSTRTIEREWRFARAWLARELGS, encoded by the coding sequence ATGCCGGACAGCATACGGAGTATCCTGGCCGGCGATCCGATGACGGGCATCGCGGCCGAGCAGCTCCTGCCGCTCGTGTACTCCGAGCTCCGGCGCCTCGCGGCCGTGCGCCTCGCGCGTGCGGCGCCGGGGGCCACGCTCCAGCCCACCGCGCTCGTCCACGAGGCCTACCTCGGGCTCGTCGCGAACGGCGATCCGGGCTGGAACGGGCGCGCGCACTTCTTCGGCGCCGCCGCGCGCGCGATGCATGACATCGTCGTCGACCGCGCGCGCCGCCGCGCGGCGCAGAAGCGCGGCGGCGGCGCGAAGCACGAGGACGTCGCGGCGATCTCGATCGCGGCGCCGGGATCGGACAGGGTCGACGACGTGCTCGCGCTCTCGGCCGTGATGGCGCGGCTCGCGGTGGAGCACCCGCGCCGGCACGAGGTCGCGATGCTCCGCACGTTCGCGGGCCTCACGGAGGAGGAGATCGCGGAGCTCCACGGCGTGAGCACGCGAACGATCGAGCGAGAGTGGCGCTTCGCGCGCGCCTGGCTCGCGCGAGAGCTCGGATCATGA
- a CDS encoding Rrf2 family transcriptional regulator: protein MKRDSRLSVALHILIHLGDAESPITSEVFARQAESNAVVMRRTMAGLRRAGIVRSEKGHGGGWTLARPLDEITLGDVYAALGTPTVFALGVRDESPGCLVERAVNDAVGAALADAEALLMKRLHTLTLAKLARSVRGTGTKRKHR, encoded by the coding sequence ATGAAGCGAGACAGCCGGCTCTCCGTCGCGCTGCACATCCTCATCCACCTCGGGGACGCGGAGAGCCCGATCACGTCGGAGGTGTTCGCGCGGCAGGCGGAGAGCAACGCCGTCGTGATGCGGCGCACGATGGCGGGGCTTCGCCGCGCCGGCATCGTGCGCTCGGAGAAGGGGCACGGCGGAGGCTGGACGCTCGCGCGACCGCTCGACGAGATCACGCTCGGCGACGTCTACGCCGCGCTCGGCACCCCGACCGTGTTCGCGCTCGGCGTCCGCGACGAGAGCCCCGGCTGCCTCGTCGAGCGGGCGGTGAACGACGCCGTCGGCGCCGCGCTCGCCGACGCGGAGGCGCTCCTCATGAAACGACTCCACACCCTCACCCTCGCGAAGCTCGCCCGCAGCGTCCGCGGGACCGGCACGAAGAGAAAGCACAGGTGA
- a CDS encoding NUDIX domain-containing protein, whose product MKRRTRASVVCEAEGHLLLVRLRDPTTGVESWFPPGGGVEEDERPAETARRETLEETGVAVHVQSHLVLVDRYPFRWDGVDYDCVTHYFAAELEGAFDPDLAPVRDAPYHRGAKWLPSAEGLAELAVNPRIGAAVSRVLGRARRTRWRAQGALEGPAGMLLTLHDHFRVATERLRFMFEREPDVPLGWVGRAFAPIAEMLHHHHHAEEQMLFPFVERRTGSAPEKLVLDHGELTAAIDAVNDALRPETAREDAAAALARFEDVLVDHLDREEGLVVPVLLELAPAEAWALIHA is encoded by the coding sequence ATGAAGAGGCGCACGCGAGCGTCGGTCGTCTGCGAGGCGGAGGGGCACCTCCTCCTCGTGCGGCTCCGCGACCCGACCACCGGCGTCGAGAGCTGGTTCCCGCCCGGCGGCGGCGTGGAGGAGGACGAGCGCCCGGCCGAGACCGCGCGCCGCGAGACGCTCGAGGAGACGGGCGTCGCGGTGCACGTGCAGTCGCACCTCGTGCTCGTCGATCGCTATCCGTTCCGCTGGGACGGCGTCGACTACGACTGCGTCACGCACTACTTCGCGGCCGAGCTCGAGGGCGCGTTCGATCCCGACCTCGCGCCGGTGAGGGACGCGCCGTATCACCGCGGCGCGAAGTGGCTCCCGAGCGCGGAGGGCCTCGCCGAGCTCGCGGTGAACCCGCGCATCGGCGCCGCGGTGAGCCGCGTCCTCGGCCGCGCGCGCCGCACGCGGTGGCGGGCGCAAGGCGCGCTCGAGGGCCCCGCGGGGATGCTCCTCACGCTCCACGATCACTTCCGCGTCGCGACCGAGCGCCTCCGCTTCATGTTCGAGCGCGAGCCCGACGTGCCGCTCGGCTGGGTCGGCCGCGCGTTCGCGCCGATCGCGGAGATGCTGCACCATCACCATCACGCGGAGGAGCAGATGCTCTTCCCCTTCGTCGAGCGCCGCACCGGGAGCGCGCCGGAGAAGCTCGTCCTCGATCACGGCGAGCTGACCGCCGCGATCGACGCGGTGAACGACGCGCTCCGCCCCGAGACCGCGCGCGAAGACGCCGCCGCCGCGCTCGCGCGCTTCGAGGACGTGCTCGTCGATCACCTCGATCGCGAGGAGGGCCTCGTCGTCCCGGTCCTGCTCGAGCTCGCGCCGGCGGAGGCGTGGGCGCTCATTCACGCGTAG
- a CDS encoding serine/threonine protein kinase has product MTRTARIEELFDDAVVLPAAEVEPFLDRECAGDASLRREVVELLEADRRAGQVAPERIVEDTLASELEPRSIGAFEVVRRIGAGGMGIVYEAKDARLDRRVAVKVVGAGAALLEEARALAKVVHPNVVAIHEVGHAGGEDFIVMELVEGGTLATWLAREPPRSWREVLSVFAAAGRGLAAAHAAGVVHRDFKPENVLLGADARPRVVDFGAGVIGTPAYMAPEQFLGEPVDARSDQFAFAVALHRALYHRAPFAGEDVLALRDAVVAGRREPIPASEVPSEIGAAIARALAREPSARFASMEELLAVVGADPDAAVSRNKRRLAAAILTIAGIATAGSPVSATTEGLLGLALFAFGAMVVVGVVFRRMLIESAYNRRIALLFVLPVIGFIVHRLFALRLGSSGQEILLGDAISMAILLTYAAITTERWMGLVPLFCVVYIGAATIYPAWAAPGFGALLCLSAAIPVVFWQTPIVAKKMSE; this is encoded by the coding sequence ATGACGCGCACGGCGCGGATCGAGGAGCTGTTCGACGACGCGGTCGTCCTCCCCGCCGCCGAGGTCGAGCCGTTCCTCGATCGCGAGTGCGCGGGCGACGCGTCGCTCCGGCGCGAGGTCGTCGAGCTGCTCGAGGCCGATCGCCGCGCGGGGCAGGTCGCGCCCGAGCGCATCGTGGAGGACACGCTCGCGTCGGAGCTCGAGCCGCGGAGCATCGGCGCGTTCGAGGTCGTGCGCCGGATCGGCGCGGGCGGGATGGGGATCGTCTACGAGGCGAAGGACGCGCGCCTCGATCGCCGCGTCGCGGTGAAGGTCGTCGGCGCCGGCGCGGCGCTGCTCGAGGAGGCGCGCGCGCTCGCGAAGGTCGTGCACCCGAACGTGGTCGCGATCCACGAGGTCGGTCACGCGGGCGGCGAGGACTTCATCGTGATGGAGCTCGTCGAGGGCGGGACGCTCGCGACGTGGCTCGCGCGCGAGCCGCCGCGATCGTGGCGGGAGGTGCTCTCCGTCTTCGCCGCGGCGGGGCGCGGGCTCGCCGCCGCGCACGCCGCGGGCGTGGTCCATCGCGATTTCAAGCCGGAGAACGTGCTCCTCGGCGCGGACGCTCGGCCGCGCGTCGTCGACTTCGGCGCCGGTGTGATCGGCACGCCCGCCTACATGGCGCCGGAGCAGTTCCTCGGCGAGCCGGTGGACGCGCGCAGCGATCAGTTCGCGTTCGCGGTCGCGCTCCACCGCGCGCTCTATCACCGCGCTCCGTTCGCGGGCGAAGACGTGCTCGCGCTGCGCGACGCCGTCGTCGCGGGGAGGCGCGAGCCGATCCCGGCGTCGGAGGTCCCCTCCGAGATCGGCGCCGCGATCGCGCGCGCGCTGGCGCGGGAGCCGAGCGCGAGGTTCGCGTCGATGGAGGAGCTCCTCGCCGTCGTCGGCGCCGATCCCGACGCGGCGGTCTCGCGGAACAAGCGACGCCTCGCGGCCGCGATCCTCACGATCGCCGGGATCGCGACGGCGGGCTCGCCGGTCTCCGCGACGACGGAGGGGCTCCTCGGCCTCGCGCTCTTCGCGTTCGGCGCGATGGTCGTCGTCGGCGTCGTGTTCCGCCGGATGCTGATCGAGAGCGCCTACAACCGTCGCATCGCGCTCCTCTTCGTCCTCCCGGTCATCGGCTTCATCGTGCACCGCCTCTTCGCGCTCCGCCTCGGGTCTTCGGGGCAGGAGATCCTCCTCGGCGACGCGATCTCGATGGCGATCCTCCTCACGTACGCAGCGATCACGACCGAGCGGTGGATGGGGCTCGTCCCGCTCTTCTGCGTCGTCTACATCGGCGCGGCGACGATCTACCCGGCTTGGGCGGCGCCAGGCTTCGGTGCATTGCTCTGTCTTTCCGCGGCGATACCGGTCGTCTTCTGGCAGACGCCGATCGTCGCGAAGAAAATGAGCGAATGA
- a CDS encoding YdcF family protein has product MRSRRLYTAILLVAAAVLATNLIVLTGGRTEGPQKRAGRVWGETPDVEIALVLGAAVRDGRPSDVLRDRLDESLALYRAGRVRKILVSGDHRTAVYDEPNAMRRYLEAKGVPPADIFMDHAGLDTYSSVWRAKHVFGARKLIVVTQQFHLSRAVWCSRALGMEAEGAASDRHLYRGIAWLHAREVVSRTKAFVDVTRRRVPRHGGAPIDLGGDGRVTAG; this is encoded by the coding sequence GTGCGCTCCCGCCGTCTCTATACCGCCATCCTCCTCGTAGCGGCCGCCGTCCTCGCCACGAACCTCATCGTCCTCACCGGCGGCAGGACCGAGGGGCCCCAGAAGCGGGCGGGCCGTGTCTGGGGCGAAACCCCTGACGTAGAGATCGCGCTCGTGCTCGGCGCGGCGGTGCGGGACGGGAGACCGTCGGACGTGCTGCGCGATCGGTTGGACGAGTCGCTCGCGCTCTATCGCGCGGGTCGCGTGCGGAAGATCCTGGTCAGCGGCGATCACCGGACCGCGGTGTACGACGAGCCGAACGCGATGCGGCGCTACCTCGAGGCGAAGGGCGTCCCGCCGGCCGACATCTTCATGGACCACGCCGGCCTCGACACGTACAGCTCGGTCTGGCGCGCGAAGCACGTGTTCGGGGCGCGCAAGCTCATCGTCGTCACGCAGCAGTTCCACCTCTCGCGTGCGGTCTGGTGCAGTCGCGCGCTCGGGATGGAGGCGGAAGGAGCGGCCTCCGATCGCCATCTCTACCGCGGCATCGCGTGGCTCCACGCGCGTGAGGTCGTCTCGCGGACGAAGGCGTTCGTCGACGTCACGAGGCGCCGCGTGCCGCGCCACGGCGGCGCGCCGATCGACCTCGGCGGGGACGGTCGCGTCACCGCGGGCTGA
- a CDS encoding class I SAM-dependent methyltransferase — protein MRPMLRRTFLFACLALGVSCKSTPPSNERDPEDVKLDAQRKPDELVAFAGIKPGMKVADLAAGGGYTTEVLARAVGPTGVVYGMNSPMIIEKYVSKAWPARLARPVNKNVVKVTRELDDPLPPEAKDLDAIVMVLFYHDLYWVGTDRAKMNAKLLEALKPGGKLVIVDHSGRPGTGSKEVDTLHRIEESVVRDDVTKAGFKLAGEAAFLRNPNDARDWNAAPGAAGDKRGTSDRFVLAFTKP, from the coding sequence ATGCGACCGATGCTGCGCCGGACCTTCCTCTTCGCGTGTCTCGCCCTCGGCGTCTCCTGCAAGAGCACGCCGCCTTCGAACGAGCGCGATCCCGAAGACGTGAAGCTCGACGCGCAGCGGAAGCCGGACGAGCTCGTCGCGTTCGCCGGCATCAAGCCGGGGATGAAGGTCGCGGACCTCGCCGCGGGCGGCGGCTACACGACGGAGGTGCTCGCCCGCGCGGTGGGGCCGACCGGCGTGGTGTACGGCATGAACAGCCCGATGATCATCGAGAAGTACGTGTCGAAGGCGTGGCCGGCGCGGCTCGCGCGGCCGGTGAACAAGAACGTCGTGAAGGTCACGCGCGAGCTCGACGATCCGCTGCCGCCGGAGGCGAAGGACCTCGACGCGATCGTGATGGTGCTCTTCTACCACGACCTTTACTGGGTCGGGACCGACCGCGCGAAGATGAACGCGAAGCTCCTCGAGGCGCTCAAGCCCGGCGGCAAGCTCGTCATCGTCGATCACAGCGGCCGCCCGGGCACCGGCTCGAAGGAGGTGGACACGCTCCATCGCATCGAGGAGTCGGTGGTCCGCGACGACGTGACGAAGGCCGGCTTCAAGCTCGCCGGCGAAGCGGCTTTCCTCCGCAACCCGAACGACGCACGCGACTGGAACGCGGCGCCCGGCGCGGCGGGCGACAAACGCGGCACGAGCGATCGCTTCGTCCTCGCGTTCACGAAGCCTTGA
- a CDS encoding NAD(P)-dependent oxidoreductase yields MGTVLVTGSAGHLGEALVRSLRAAGREVRGLDRLASAFTDVVGSIDDEALVASAMDGVDAVLHAATLHKPHVATRSARDFIAVNVSGTQTLLEAAVRAGVRAFVYTSTTSTFGDALVPAAGEPAAWITEETRLVPKNIYGVTKAAAEDLCALAHRNQKLACLVLRTSRFFPEDDDDAAAAAAYAGENLKTNELLHRRADVEDIVDAHLRALERAPRIGFARYIVSATTPFRREDCALLRRDAPAALDARVPEWRAVYAARKWTMNPTLDRIYDNAKARAELGWEPRWDFTRALRETFPSDLARAIGSKGYDR; encoded by the coding sequence ATGGGAACGGTCCTCGTCACCGGCTCGGCCGGGCACCTCGGTGAGGCGCTCGTCCGCAGCCTACGCGCCGCGGGGCGGGAGGTGCGCGGGCTCGATCGGCTCGCGTCGGCGTTCACGGACGTCGTCGGATCGATCGACGACGAGGCCCTCGTCGCGTCGGCGATGGACGGCGTCGACGCCGTTCTACACGCGGCGACGTTGCACAAGCCGCACGTCGCGACGCGCTCGGCGCGCGACTTCATCGCCGTCAACGTGAGCGGGACGCAGACGCTGCTCGAGGCCGCCGTCCGCGCCGGCGTGCGCGCGTTCGTGTACACGAGCACGACGAGCACCTTCGGCGACGCGCTCGTTCCCGCCGCGGGCGAGCCGGCGGCGTGGATCACGGAGGAGACGCGGCTCGTCCCGAAGAACATCTACGGCGTCACGAAGGCGGCGGCGGAGGACCTCTGCGCGCTCGCGCATCGCAACCAGAAGCTCGCCTGCCTCGTCTTGCGGACGTCGCGCTTCTTCCCCGAGGACGACGACGACGCGGCCGCCGCCGCCGCGTACGCGGGTGAGAACTTGAAGACGAACGAGCTCCTCCATCGCCGCGCCGACGTCGAGGACATCGTCGACGCGCACCTCCGCGCGCTCGAGCGGGCGCCGCGGATCGGCTTCGCGCGCTACATCGTCAGCGCGACGACGCCCTTCCGCCGCGAGGACTGCGCGCTGCTCCGCCGCGACGCTCCCGCCGCGCTCGACGCTCGCGTCCCCGAGTGGCGCGCGGTCTACGCCGCGCGGAAATGGACGATGAACCCGACCTTGGACCGCATCTACGACAACGCGAAGGCGCGGGCAGAGCTCGGCTGGGAGCCACGCTGGGACTTCACGCGCGCCCTCCGCGAGACGTTCCCGAGCGACCTCGCCCGCGCGATCGGCAGCAAAGGCTACGACCGATGA
- a CDS encoding YdbL family protein: MTARSLLLFVLPMVLTVGCAAEAMEEEEMGETESAQTAPASSTRRDAVVDQARRDRLAGEEATGYLGIVTGDAKGAKKAPRDLSARVSHINIQRRALYTEIAQRNGVTVSEVAQTTACLLFRDRVAVGEAYRTDDARWEIHTESDAIEIPAFCNRETVTVTVETEER; this comes from the coding sequence ATGACCGCTCGCTCCCTCCTCTTGTTTGTCCTCCCGATGGTCCTCACGGTCGGCTGCGCCGCCGAGGCGATGGAAGAAGAGGAGATGGGCGAGACCGAGAGCGCGCAGACGGCGCCGGCGTCGAGCACGCGCCGCGACGCGGTCGTCGATCAAGCGCGCCGCGATCGCCTCGCGGGCGAGGAGGCGACGGGCTACCTCGGCATCGTCACCGGCGACGCGAAGGGCGCGAAGAAGGCGCCGCGCGATCTCTCCGCCCGCGTCTCGCACATCAACATCCAGCGCCGCGCGCTCTACACCGAGATCGCGCAGCGAAACGGCGTCACGGTCTCGGAGGTCGCGCAGACGACCGCGTGCCTCCTCTTCCGCGATCGCGTCGCGGTCGGCGAGGCCTACCGCACCGACGACGCGCGCTGGGAGATCCACACCGAGAGCGACGCGATCGAAATACCTGCATTCTGCAACCGCGAGACGGTGACCGTCACGGTGGAGACCGAAGAGCGCTGA
- a CDS encoding siderophore-interacting protein: MASAKSIFGAVVGRFIFTEARVASVRDVGPRLRIAELAGDALRGVAWTPGDKVQVYLPGRGMRTYTPLRWDKERGETSFLLYVHSTTTPGAAWAAGLRAGDEVSFFGPRSSIRFPELSEPVVLFGDETSFAAGRALHDARRATCVFEVDDEAAAKSALDAIGLGGATVVARGAADAHLPDVAARIAEELAKDTRASLALTGKAQAIQLLRARLKASGSLRAGKTKAYWSVGKKGLD; encoded by the coding sequence GTGGCATCCGCGAAGTCGATCTTCGGGGCGGTGGTGGGCCGCTTCATCTTCACCGAAGCCCGCGTCGCGTCCGTGCGCGACGTGGGCCCGCGCCTGCGCATCGCCGAGCTCGCCGGCGACGCGCTCCGCGGCGTGGCGTGGACGCCGGGCGACAAGGTCCAGGTGTACCTGCCGGGCCGCGGGATGCGCACGTACACCCCGCTCCGCTGGGACAAGGAGCGCGGCGAGACGAGCTTCCTCCTCTACGTCCACTCGACGACGACGCCGGGGGCGGCGTGGGCGGCGGGGCTCCGCGCCGGCGACGAAGTGAGCTTCTTCGGGCCGCGGAGCTCGATCCGCTTCCCGGAGCTGAGCGAGCCGGTCGTCCTCTTCGGTGACGAGACGTCGTTCGCGGCCGGCCGCGCGCTCCACGACGCGCGGCGCGCGACGTGCGTGTTCGAGGTCGACGACGAGGCGGCGGCGAAGAGCGCGCTCGACGCGATCGGCCTCGGCGGCGCGACCGTCGTCGCGCGCGGCGCGGCGGACGCGCACCTCCCCGACGTCGCGGCGCGCATCGCCGAGGAGCTCGCGAAGGACACGCGCGCGTCGCTCGCGCTCACGGGCAAGGCGCAGGCGATCCAGCTCCTCCGCGCGCGCTTGAAGGCGAGCGGCTCGCTCCGCGCGGGCAAGACGAAGGCGTACTGGTCGGTCGGAAAGAAGGGGCTCGACTGA